One window of Paenibacillus sp. FSL K6-3182 genomic DNA carries:
- a CDS encoding response regulator: MVLKMIVAEDEQSFREGILTLVDWKLYGIEIAGEAENGKQALEMIHNNPPDLLLTDIRMPFLNGLDLIREAKAAGHEFHSVLLTGYNEFEYAKEAIKLGVSDYLLKPCMPHDIIRVIMDLKQKIEQSENEDKALNALNRSWNRNLHLLKNQILSQWVQHPLMPLEDRSSVMSEVDMTLSCGPIQVGLIRIDSNKAQNVTASKRDLELIRYALLNIAGETLRPLYDGKLEVFRHGDEMLWIGNYPENTTNEAIEGAMKELQLNLEAYLKLSISISISSAAASVDYAHIGYQQAIEAMEARFYQGRGGIFFHAETGKQTAAKSSILDDAYLHRLEKDLLLALQNEHYEQAVDAIEASMSHIRNNSSYSKAEVHLRSTSLILELQKFAQERKVASIEWQDSFVNWIEQIPNMETLDDCSVVLQKIVQSIVEAVSNQKSLHRTVHATIELIKQKYNTNLTLELAAKETFVSNSYLSSLFKQELGVNFLDYLHQYRVEQSKELLRQSYKIYAVSKLVGYQEERHFSSTFKKWTGLTPRQYQKNYNAG; this comes from the coding sequence ATGGTGCTTAAAATGATCGTTGCAGAGGATGAGCAATCGTTCCGAGAAGGCATTCTTACACTTGTCGACTGGAAGCTGTATGGCATTGAGATTGCCGGAGAAGCGGAAAATGGCAAACAGGCTTTGGAAATGATTCATAACAATCCCCCTGATTTGCTGCTGACCGATATCCGTATGCCTTTTCTAAACGGTCTTGACCTTATTCGTGAAGCCAAAGCAGCCGGCCATGAATTTCATTCTGTGCTGCTCACCGGCTACAATGAGTTTGAATATGCCAAGGAAGCGATCAAGCTTGGCGTTTCGGACTACCTCTTAAAGCCTTGTATGCCGCATGATATTATTCGTGTAATTATGGACTTAAAGCAAAAAATTGAACAATCCGAAAACGAAGATAAAGCTTTAAATGCCCTTAACCGCAGCTGGAATCGCAACCTTCATCTGCTGAAAAATCAGATTTTATCGCAATGGGTTCAGCATCCGCTCATGCCTCTGGAGGATCGATCCAGCGTAATGAGTGAAGTGGACATGACGCTCTCGTGCGGACCCATTCAAGTCGGTCTGATCCGCATTGACTCCAACAAGGCGCAGAACGTTACCGCATCCAAACGTGATTTAGAGCTTATACGTTATGCGCTGCTGAATATTGCAGGTGAAACCCTTCGCCCCTTGTACGATGGCAAGCTTGAAGTGTTTCGCCATGGCGACGAGATGTTATGGATCGGAAATTATCCAGAAAACACGACCAACGAGGCGATTGAAGGTGCTATGAAGGAGCTCCAGCTTAATCTTGAAGCTTATCTGAAGCTCTCGATCAGCATATCAATCAGCTCTGCAGCTGCTTCGGTTGATTATGCGCATATCGGTTACCAGCAAGCGATTGAAGCGATGGAAGCCAGATTCTATCAAGGAAGAGGCGGCATATTTTTTCATGCCGAGACAGGTAAGCAAACCGCTGCCAAAAGCTCCATTCTAGACGATGCCTATTTGCATCGACTCGAGAAAGACCTGCTTCTCGCCTTGCAGAACGAGCATTATGAGCAGGCAGTTGATGCCATTGAAGCGAGCATGTCGCATATTCGGAACAATTCGAGCTATTCCAAAGCTGAGGTTCATCTGCGCTCCACAAGTCTTATTTTAGAGCTGCAAAAATTCGCCCAAGAGCGCAAAGTTGCCTCTATCGAATGGCAGGACAGCTTCGTGAACTGGATCGAGCAAATCCCTAACATGGAGACGCTTGATGACTGCTCCGTCGTTCTGCAAAAAATCGTGCAAAGCATCGTCGAGGCTGTATCGAACCAGAAGTCACTGCATCGTACCGTGCATGCTACCATTGAGCTGATTAAGCAAAAGTACAATACAAATCTCACACTAGAGCTTGCTGCCAAGGAAACCTTCGTCAGCAATTCCTATTTAAGCTCGCTGTTCAAGCAAGAGCTTGGCGTTAACTTTCTTGATTATTTGCATCAATATCGCGTAGAACAATCGAAGGAGCTGCTGCGCCAAAGCTATAAAATTTATGCGGTTTCCAAGCTGGTCGGCTATCAAGAGGAACGTCACTTTAGCTCAACTTTTAAGAAGTGGACCGGACTTACGCCTCGGCAATATCAAAAAAACTACAATGCGGGTTGA
- a CDS encoding carbohydrate ABC transporter permease has translation MEALAAKTNRQAKNGKKKDAASPALKAILHLVLWVVALLQIFPLIWLINYSFLKSGDFFGSGILKWPKTFEWNNYVNAFNYGSVPKFLLNSVFITTVTILVAAFLALMLGYAFTRMEWKLRGPAMAFIMLGMIVPIHATLLPNFILFDKLNLIDNPLSLILPYIAFSLPISLLIISGFLETIPKSIEESAVMDGCSVYGVIFRIIMPMTKPAIATVCIMNFISWWNEFIMANTFLTSETFKTLPFSIMKFTGQYSSNYGAQFAVMTIIALPTVIIYLLFTEQMSRGITAGAVKG, from the coding sequence GTGGAAGCTCTTGCAGCTAAGACCAATCGCCAAGCGAAAAACGGCAAGAAGAAGGACGCCGCATCGCCCGCATTAAAGGCCATTCTTCATCTCGTTTTATGGGTCGTAGCGCTTCTGCAAATTTTTCCGCTCATTTGGCTCATCAATTATTCCTTTCTGAAGAGCGGAGATTTTTTTGGCAGCGGCATATTAAAGTGGCCCAAAACATTTGAATGGAATAACTATGTGAATGCATTCAATTACGGGAGCGTTCCAAAGTTTCTATTAAACAGTGTTTTTATTACGACCGTAACCATCTTGGTTGCTGCATTTCTAGCGCTTATGCTCGGGTACGCGTTCACGCGGATGGAATGGAAGCTGCGCGGTCCTGCGATGGCGTTCATTATGCTCGGTATGATCGTACCGATTCATGCGACTTTGCTGCCGAACTTTATTTTGTTCGATAAGCTGAATCTCATTGATAATCCTTTGTCCTTGATTCTACCTTACATTGCTTTTTCGCTGCCAATAAGCTTGCTCATTATTTCGGGTTTTCTTGAAACCATTCCGAAGAGCATAGAGGAGTCGGCGGTTATGGACGGCTGTTCGGTCTATGGCGTTATTTTCCGAATTATTATGCCGATGACGAAACCTGCCATTGCGACGGTTTGTATTATGAACTTCATCAGCTGGTGGAATGAATTCATTATGGCCAATACATTTCTAACATCCGAAACCTTCAAGACGCTGCCATTTTCCATTATGAAGTTTACCGGTCAGTACTCATCCAATTATGGCGCACAGTTCGCGGTAATGACCATCATCGCTTTGCCGACAGTTATTATCTATTTATTGTTTACAGAGCAAATGTCACGCGGAATTACGGCTGGTGCAGTTAAGGGTTAA
- a CDS encoding carbohydrate ABC transporter permease, with product MKLSSSDKVLQVWIYILLVLLGLATLYPFWNSAVISFNEGLDTAKGGITLWPRVFTIDNYRIVFQNNRIIDAFLISVSRTVVGTLISIFLTAIFAYGLSVKGVIGKKYYMIFAIITMYFSGGLIPFYLLNRELGLMDTFWVMVIPTAVSVWNMIIFRTFFMGLPDGLEESAKIDGASTFGIFFKIVLPLSGPVLATLSLFTAVYHWNDWFTATIFINDAKLYPIQTLLQQIMNSNTMSEQLSIASQGSGAASDALSRMQSVTSKSLTMATMMVATIPIVLVYPFVQRFFVKGVMIGSLKE from the coding sequence GTGAAGCTGAGCAGCAGCGATAAAGTATTGCAGGTTTGGATTTATATTTTACTAGTGCTACTTGGACTCGCTACGCTGTACCCGTTCTGGAACTCCGCGGTGATCTCCTTTAACGAAGGGCTCGACACGGCAAAAGGCGGAATAACGTTATGGCCAAGGGTGTTCACGATTGATAATTATAGAATCGTATTTCAAAATAACCGGATTATTGATGCGTTCCTAATCTCGGTGTCCCGTACCGTTGTCGGGACGTTGATCTCTATTTTCTTAACGGCCATCTTCGCTTATGGCTTGTCCGTTAAAGGCGTTATCGGTAAAAAATATTATATGATCTTTGCGATTATTACGATGTATTTCAGCGGGGGACTTATTCCCTTTTACCTGCTGAACCGCGAGCTTGGCTTAATGGATACGTTCTGGGTTATGGTCATTCCGACAGCGGTAAGCGTGTGGAATATGATTATATTCCGTACCTTCTTTATGGGGCTGCCTGATGGACTAGAGGAATCTGCGAAGATCGATGGAGCCAGTACGTTTGGGATCTTTTTCAAAATCGTATTGCCTTTATCTGGGCCTGTTTTGGCAACGCTTTCACTATTTACGGCTGTTTATCACTGGAATGACTGGTTTACAGCTACGATTTTTATTAATGACGCTAAGCTATATCCGATTCAAACTTTACTGCAGCAAATTATGAACTCCAACACGATGAGCGAGCAGCTCTCGATCGCTTCACAAGGAAGCGGTGCTGCCTCAGATGCGTTAAGCAGAATGCAGAGTGTGACGAGCAAATCCTTAACGATGGCTACGATGATGGTAGCGACGATTCCTATCGTTTTGGTGTATCCGTTCGTACAGCGTTTTTTCGTAAAAGGCGTAATGATCGGCTCCTTAAAGGAGTAA
- a CDS encoding ABC transporter permease subunit has product MIFPALIFILVFNYFPMYGVLMAFQDYSLFKGFFGSTWAGFKHFEMFFNSPDFYRVIRNTIVISLLKLVINFPAPILLALMLNEVRNMAFKRIIQTISYLPHFLSWVIVSGFTISILSVDNGSLNISLQALGLIDKPINFLSLPEYFWGIIVTTNLWKEIGFATIVYLAAIAGVNPSLYEAASIDGANKFKQIFLITLPSITPVIIIFLILNIGSLLNAGFDDLLLLGRSAMLRDVADVIDTYAYRVGIINNRFSYAAAVGLFKAIISVGLLTMANYMARRAGSSLW; this is encoded by the coding sequence ATGATATTTCCAGCACTGATCTTTATACTCGTTTTTAATTATTTTCCGATGTACGGTGTCTTGATGGCATTTCAGGACTACAGCTTATTTAAAGGTTTTTTTGGCAGCACATGGGCGGGTTTTAAACATTTCGAAATGTTTTTTAACTCGCCGGATTTTTATAGAGTCATTCGGAATACGATTGTGATCAGCTTGCTTAAGCTGGTCATTAACTTTCCGGCTCCCATTCTGCTTGCTCTGATGCTAAACGAAGTAAGAAACATGGCCTTTAAAAGAATCATTCAAACGATCAGTTATTTGCCTCACTTCTTGTCATGGGTTATCGTGTCTGGTTTTACGATCTCCATATTGTCCGTGGATAACGGCAGCTTAAATATTTCACTGCAAGCGCTTGGACTCATTGATAAGCCGATTAATTTCTTGTCGTTGCCCGAATATTTCTGGGGAATTATCGTGACGACGAATTTGTGGAAGGAAATCGGATTTGCAACGATTGTTTATCTAGCAGCTATCGCAGGCGTGAATCCCAGCTTGTATGAAGCGGCTTCTATTGATGGTGCCAACAAATTCAAACAAATATTTTTGATAACGCTTCCATCAATTACTCCTGTTATTATTATTTTTCTAATTCTGAACATCGGAAGTTTATTGAATGCAGGGTTTGATGATTTGCTCTTGCTCGGCAGGAGTGCAATGCTCCGAGACGTGGCGGACGTCATCGATACGTATGCTTACCGGGTAGGTATTATTAATAACCGCTTCTCATATGCGGCGGCAGTTGGTCTGTTTAAAGCGATTATAAGTGTGGGCTTGCTGACGATGGCAAACTACATGGCTAGGAGAGCAGGTTCAAGCCTATGGTAA
- a CDS encoding sensor histidine kinase yields MMRSFFTPFRHITLQRKLLTLVIPLLIATVGITGLYSYYIASGEVVDKLHQSQMNMAIKTKDQLDYFAKNTLSFSNYLFLNPTVQSMVMNGDTQQRRDQVFKNLLPLMVTGETIQSLVLYPSTKDDVPAQPFAITQTGIASAISLERFMKTRYYERLANTESGQIWDMFYPSDGILLGDTHHKIVLVKPYKNFYNYVRSGLLIIGMDADKLSKSLYHDDEEATQFIMNDQGTILASTDLRMIGKPITMLPVFDQMNTATIKPAEGLALLKENEHYIVSDSLSDITGWRTVVIQDRSKLVLELKHIGSVTFSIMAIVTLITIIVSWVIARIITNPMKKLMFSMRALQTGDFTQRVHFNGNDEIGRLGHLYNTMVGRIKTLIDDVYASRLKQKEAELKALQSQINPHFLYNTLNMINWSAVQKGDKEISEMVLSLSQVFRLSLNSGNDFVELKHEIELVRNYLFLQKKRFTTRFNFEIDLEPSIEHFRMPKLLLQPLVENAIIHAIEPSGGNGHIHIKGYTEDSLIILEVTDNGPGMPEKQVYLLNQPSVEEPMRNLQTDDAHSGMALANIKERLALFYEQAEFEIVSKEGLGTRVQLRIKQGGNGNGA; encoded by the coding sequence ATGATGCGATCCTTTTTTACTCCCTTTCGACATATTACGCTGCAACGGAAACTGCTTACCTTAGTCATTCCCCTTCTGATTGCAACCGTTGGGATTACCGGGCTGTATTCTTATTACATTGCCTCGGGAGAAGTGGTAGATAAGCTTCATCAATCTCAAATGAACATGGCGATCAAGACAAAGGATCAACTCGACTATTTTGCCAAAAACACGTTAAGCTTCTCTAATTACTTGTTTCTAAATCCGACCGTTCAAAGCATGGTTATGAATGGCGACACGCAGCAGCGCCGTGATCAGGTGTTCAAAAATTTGCTGCCGCTTATGGTTACCGGTGAAACGATCCAATCGCTAGTGCTTTATCCCTCTACGAAGGATGATGTGCCCGCTCAACCGTTTGCGATTACACAGACCGGTATTGCAAGCGCTATCAGCCTTGAGCGTTTTATGAAAACCCGTTACTATGAGAGGCTCGCTAATACAGAATCAGGACAAATATGGGATATGTTTTACCCTTCGGATGGTATTCTGCTTGGTGACACCCATCATAAGATCGTTTTAGTGAAGCCGTACAAAAACTTTTACAACTATGTTCGAAGCGGCCTTTTAATTATAGGGATGGACGCAGATAAGCTAAGCAAATCCTTATATCATGACGATGAGGAAGCTACACAGTTTATAATGAATGATCAAGGCACCATACTCGCCTCAACTGATTTGCGCATGATTGGCAAGCCGATAACAATGCTGCCTGTGTTCGATCAGATGAATACAGCTACCATTAAACCCGCAGAAGGATTAGCGCTGCTTAAGGAAAATGAACATTATATCGTTTCAGATTCCTTATCGGATATTACCGGCTGGCGAACTGTCGTTATCCAAGATCGCAGCAAGCTGGTGCTCGAATTGAAGCATATCGGTTCCGTCACCTTCTCGATCATGGCGATCGTTACGCTCATCACGATTATTGTCTCTTGGGTCATTGCCCGCATTATTACGAATCCGATGAAAAAGCTGATGTTCTCCATGAGGGCGCTCCAAACGGGGGATTTTACGCAAAGGGTACACTTCAACGGTAACGATGAGATCGGCAGACTCGGCCATTTGTACAATACGATGGTTGGACGAATTAAAACCTTAATTGATGACGTATATGCTTCGCGTCTGAAGCAGAAGGAAGCCGAGCTGAAGGCGCTGCAATCGCAAATTAATCCACATTTTCTATACAACACTTTAAATATGATAAACTGGAGCGCCGTGCAGAAGGGGGATAAAGAAATATCCGAGATGGTCCTCTCACTCTCCCAAGTTTTCCGACTAAGCCTGAATAGCGGCAACGATTTTGTAGAGCTGAAGCATGAGATCGAGCTGGTACGAAACTATTTATTTTTGCAAAAGAAAAGATTTACGACGAGGTTTAATTTTGAGATTGATTTGGAGCCCTCGATTGAGCACTTTCGTATGCCTAAGCTGCTCCTGCAGCCGCTTGTCGAGAATGCGATTATCCATGCCATCGAGCCCTCAGGCGGAAATGGACATATTCACATCAAGGGTTATACAGAGGACTCGCTTATTATTCTAGAAGTCACCGATAACGGACCTGGCATGCCGGAGAAACAGGTATACCTTCTTAATCAACCAAGCGTAGAGGAGCCAATGCGTAACTTGCAAACGGATGACGCTCACTCTGGGATGGCACTGGCTAACATCAAGGAAAGGCTCGCTTTATTTTATGAACAGGCAGAATTCGAGATCGTAAGCAAGGAAGGCTTAGGCACAAGGGTGCAACTGCGAATTAAACAAGGAGGCAATGGAAATGGTGCTTAA
- a CDS encoding sugar ABC transporter permease yields the protein MSNRITIFWLVAPGFMLFLFMVCFPIIMSAYYGTTNWTGIGAYEFVGLENYQKILFHDSVFWRSLLNALLLLAATLLIQHPIALLFSIFVMHAGKLEKWFRAIFFIPAVISIVVTSKMWVSVFHPNFGMLNKLLEGVGLSTWKQDWLGDSNIAIWCIIVVVMWQGFGYALLLYYAGLQGIPKDLYEAAELDGAGRVKLYTRVIIPLLSPMVRVAVVIAVTACLKQMETVFLMTNGGPANTTQFIGNYLYKTAFSSSLYGYGNAISVVFVIICLIITVAMNKAFKKDVGEF from the coding sequence ATGAGCAATCGCATCACCATTTTTTGGCTAGTCGCACCGGGTTTTATGCTGTTTCTCTTCATGGTTTGCTTTCCTATCATTATGAGTGCATATTACGGTACGACGAATTGGACAGGAATCGGTGCTTACGAGTTCGTTGGACTCGAGAATTACCAAAAGATTTTGTTTCATGACAGCGTTTTTTGGCGTTCATTGCTTAATGCCCTACTGCTGCTTGCAGCTACGCTTCTGATTCAACACCCGATTGCGCTTTTGTTCTCCATATTTGTGATGCATGCAGGAAAGCTAGAGAAATGGTTTCGGGCTATCTTTTTTATACCAGCAGTTATTTCAATCGTTGTTACTTCGAAAATGTGGGTAAGCGTATTTCATCCGAACTTTGGGATGTTAAATAAATTGCTTGAAGGCGTTGGTCTAAGCACCTGGAAACAGGATTGGTTGGGCGATTCAAATATTGCCATTTGGTGCATTATCGTTGTGGTCATGTGGCAAGGCTTTGGTTATGCGCTTCTGCTTTATTACGCCGGGCTTCAAGGCATACCAAAGGATCTATATGAGGCGGCAGAGCTTGATGGAGCTGGAAGAGTAAAGCTGTATACGCGAGTTATCATTCCACTTCTCTCGCCAATGGTTCGAGTTGCAGTCGTCATCGCGGTTACGGCTTGCTTGAAGCAGATGGAAACCGTATTCCTCATGACGAACGGAGGACCTGCCAATACAACGCAATTTATTGGTAATTACCTTTATAAAACGGCGTTTTCCTCGTCGCTGTACGGCTATGGAAACGCAATATCCGTTGTGTTCGTTATCATTTGTCTCATTATTACGGTAGCGATGAACAAAGCGTTCAAAAAAGATGTTGGTGAGTTTTAA
- a CDS encoding extracellular solute-binding protein: MRKIWISLVAIMMVFTVAACSGNNGKNGSSEATNSPTNAAKETEAPKEKEPEQVTLKFFTALADRSNGAGKIEQAIIDSYMAENPNVKIEVEALQDEPYKAKIKVYASTDAVPDIIQAWGQTSFIKPLIDNNMLLELNEADFESSNFVPGAKDGFSQDGKLYGLPRGTDFLVIYYNKKIFDDNNLTVPTTTAELLEVSKQLRAKGINPLATNAMEGWSLPIWFEYAAQRHTGNFDKMDAVLKGEAKFSGDADFLAAAQDIAALAENKALADGFMTADYGTSRNLFGQGQAAMFVMGNWEAGLATDENFPEDFRNNVGAISYPASDKGKATDVAAWYGGGYSVSKTSKHPEAAVAFLQYFFKPENWAKQVWQTGSGTPAQKFDQFLTGNETALQKQLVGIFSAMTSSSGTPVHDNGTDEFKTKVMEAHQKLFGKQITPEQFLTEMDAAVGVLK, translated from the coding sequence ATGAGAAAAATATGGATTTCGCTAGTAGCAATAATGATGGTTTTTACAGTAGCGGCATGCTCCGGCAATAATGGGAAAAACGGAAGCAGCGAAGCGACGAATAGTCCAACTAATGCAGCAAAAGAAACGGAAGCGCCGAAAGAGAAGGAGCCGGAGCAGGTAACGCTTAAGTTTTTCACAGCGCTGGCTGACCGCTCTAATGGAGCAGGTAAAATCGAGCAAGCAATCATTGATAGTTATATGGCAGAAAATCCAAATGTGAAAATAGAAGTAGAAGCGCTTCAAGATGAGCCTTATAAAGCGAAAATTAAAGTATATGCATCAACAGATGCAGTACCTGACATTATCCAGGCGTGGGGCCAAACCTCTTTTATTAAACCTTTGATTGATAACAACATGCTGCTTGAGTTAAATGAAGCAGATTTTGAGAGCAGCAACTTTGTACCAGGTGCAAAAGATGGATTCTCCCAAGATGGCAAACTATACGGATTGCCGCGCGGTACAGATTTCTTGGTTATCTACTATAACAAGAAAATTTTTGACGACAATAACTTAACGGTTCCAACAACAACGGCAGAATTGCTTGAAGTATCCAAGCAGCTGAGAGCAAAAGGCATTAACCCGCTTGCAACGAACGCAATGGAAGGCTGGTCACTGCCAATCTGGTTTGAGTATGCAGCACAGCGCCACACAGGCAATTTTGACAAAATGGATGCGGTATTGAAGGGTGAAGCTAAATTCTCAGGCGACGCTGACTTCCTTGCAGCAGCACAAGACATCGCTGCACTGGCAGAGAACAAAGCACTTGCAGACGGCTTCATGACAGCAGATTACGGCACTTCCCGCAACTTGTTCGGGCAAGGCCAAGCGGCAATGTTCGTTATGGGTAACTGGGAAGCAGGTCTTGCAACAGACGAGAACTTCCCTGAAGATTTCCGCAATAACGTAGGAGCGATCTCTTACCCGGCTTCTGATAAAGGTAAAGCAACAGATGTAGCTGCATGGTATGGCGGCGGTTACTCCGTATCGAAAACATCGAAGCACCCTGAAGCAGCAGTCGCTTTCTTGCAATATTTCTTCAAACCTGAGAACTGGGCGAAGCAAGTATGGCAAACAGGATCAGGCACTCCGGCTCAGAAGTTTGATCAATTCCTGACAGGCAACGAAACAGCGCTTCAAAAACAATTGGTTGGCATTTTCAGCGCAATGACTTCTTCCAGCGGTACACCGGTACATGATAACGGTACGGATGAATTCAAGACAAAAGTAATGGAAGCTCACCAAAAGCTGTTTGGAAAACAAATTACACCTGAGCAGTTCTTAACAGAAATGGACGCAGCTGTTGGTGTTCTGAAGTAA
- the gucD gene encoding alpha-ketoglutaric semialdehyde dehydrogenase GucD has product MTIEQTYLNFIDGKWSVSATGRLTESINPANSSEIVGYVQDSNEADLDLAVNAANRAKEAWRKLSGAARGDYLFKAANLLEARLEDIAGTMMREMGKTLAECKGETARGVAILRYYAGEGMRKTGDVIPSTDHEAIMFTTRVPLGVVGVITPWNFPVAIPMWKMAPALIYGNTIVIKPAIETSITAAKLLACFEEAGFPPGVVNMVTGDGALIGGGIANHSNIQGITFTGSNKVGKQIGQAALSRGAKYQLEMGGKNPLIVAEDANLDLAVEAAISGGLKSTGQKCTATSRVLVQASIYEAFRAKLLDQVKQLKLGNGKDSTTWMGPCANEKQRDTVLSYINKGIAEGASLLYGGSIPEDEELTNGYYVQPTVFEKVTVDMTIAKEEIFGPVLALIPFVDLKEALSLANDVEYGLSASIYTQNISHILTFISDMDAGLVRINAETAGVELQAPFGGMKQSSSHSREQGQAAIEFFTSIKTVFLKA; this is encoded by the coding sequence ATGACTATAGAGCAGACTTATTTGAATTTTATTGATGGAAAATGGAGCGTATCCGCAACCGGAAGGTTGACGGAAAGCATTAATCCTGCCAATTCGTCTGAGATCGTCGGATATGTGCAAGATTCAAATGAAGCGGATCTTGATCTTGCGGTGAATGCCGCAAATCGTGCCAAAGAAGCATGGCGGAAGCTCTCGGGTGCGGCCCGGGGCGATTATCTGTTCAAGGCAGCCAACCTCTTGGAGGCAAGACTGGAAGATATAGCTGGAACCATGATGCGCGAGATGGGCAAGACCCTTGCGGAATGTAAAGGTGAAACGGCTCGTGGAGTTGCCATTCTTCGTTATTATGCCGGGGAAGGCATGCGGAAGACAGGTGACGTTATTCCTTCAACTGATCATGAGGCGATCATGTTCACAACTCGAGTGCCTCTAGGTGTCGTAGGTGTCATAACGCCGTGGAATTTTCCGGTTGCGATCCCGATGTGGAAAATGGCGCCGGCGCTTATTTATGGCAATACGATTGTCATAAAGCCAGCCATTGAAACGTCGATTACGGCAGCTAAGCTCTTAGCTTGTTTTGAAGAAGCGGGTTTTCCACCTGGCGTTGTCAATATGGTCACAGGTGACGGTGCTCTAATTGGAGGCGGTATTGCCAATCATTCCAATATTCAAGGTATTACCTTTACGGGGTCCAATAAAGTAGGGAAGCAGATTGGCCAAGCGGCTCTTTCGCGTGGAGCCAAGTATCAATTGGAGATGGGCGGAAAAAATCCGCTTATCGTCGCTGAAGATGCTAACCTCGATCTTGCCGTAGAAGCAGCGATTAGCGGCGGTTTGAAATCCACGGGACAAAAATGTACGGCTACGAGCAGGGTCCTCGTGCAAGCCTCGATTTATGAAGCGTTCCGGGCGAAGCTGCTGGATCAAGTCAAACAATTGAAGCTGGGAAATGGGAAGGATTCCACCACATGGATGGGGCCTTGTGCCAATGAAAAGCAGCGTGATACCGTTCTTTCCTACATTAATAAGGGAATCGCGGAAGGGGCGAGCCTTCTCTATGGCGGAAGCATACCGGAGGATGAGGAATTGACGAATGGCTATTACGTGCAACCGACCGTCTTCGAAAAGGTAACCGTGGATATGACGATTGCCAAGGAGGAAATTTTTGGTCCGGTACTGGCGCTCATACCTTTTGTGGACTTGAAGGAGGCTTTATCGCTGGCCAATGACGTGGAATATGGACTGAGTGCCTCTATTTACACTCAAAATATTAGCCATATTCTGACCTTTATCTCTGATATGGATGCGGGCTTGGTACGCATAAATGCAGAAACGGCAGGTGTAGAGCTGCAGGCACCATTTGGCGGAATGAAGCAATCCAGCTCGCATTCGAGAGAGCAGGGGCAAGCGGCAATCGAATTTTTCACCTCAATTAAAACCGTTTTTTTGAAAGCTTAA